From Phragmites australis chromosome 5, lpPhrAust1.1, whole genome shotgun sequence, a single genomic window includes:
- the LOC133917573 gene encoding uncharacterized protein LOC133917573, protein MISRQTKHKHFQDDVRINKNKHTNAAKVAGLETSSYCSNHEGSQNQSKNISKGACAAMRATKQQHGTGSRLVTSSTMAGTTVFLKSWKSQNKKVAVATVVSCDPTHKLDGVPIGNEFWIVRVNVVIAADEALIRPYKTYKFIGDADGANIAWPSTFVEKINW, encoded by the exons ATGATTTCACGACAGACCAAACATAAACATTTTCAAGATGATGTTAGGATCAACAAAAACAAGCATACTAATGCAGCCAAG GTTGCAGGCCTGGAAACATCTTCATATTGCTCAAATCATGAAGGTTCTCAAAATCAG AGCAAAAATATCTCAAAAGGAGCTTGTGCAGCCATGCGTGCTACT aaacaACAGCATGGTACAGGCAGTAGGTTAGTGACCAGCTCAACGATG GCTGGCACTACAGTATTTTTGAAGAGCTGGAAAAGTCAAAATAAGAAAGTAGCTGTTGCTACAGTAGTAAGTTGCGATCCAACACACAAACTTGATGGTGTCCCAATAGGAAATGAATTTTGGATAGTGCGTGTCAATGTTGTAATTGCTGCAGACGAAGCATTGATACGGCCATACAAAACCTACAAATTTATCGGTGATGCAGATGGAGCTAATATTGCTTGGCCTTCAACATTT GTTGAAAAGATAAATTGGTGA